A genomic window from Dechloromonas sp. A34 includes:
- a CDS encoding methyl-accepting chemotaxis protein, whose protein sequence is MNLTKLLQRELFVAMLVALAAACAVYFLRDRVHHAFGATAFTDAVGTAVIVLLAFLGNVLLAKLGDREHMHSLKQVADQGRNQQQNFLRIAEEVAAELKQVHDFNDVVRGQLKGVIDETERAAFDIVERLQTIDTEVTKLDRFVNASSDESAQLMRNSEARIAENQNIVARMEEYVEQRRQEADLDQARVSQVVQEAHSLESLVQLIKHVAGQTNLLALNAAIEAARAGEAGRGFAVVAAEVRKLSSETETAVVQISRGIGSVAEHIEAQFRDKLSNDHLAKERQKLEYFSSQLKDLGQHYEDSMRHEADVLAQVQESSTQLAAMFMAAQASVQFQDVSRQQIEQVVGALSQLDEHAGLLAERLGSYDDPAFVYTPIAQHLEALYGRYVMESQRATHQSSLRRDTATSSPPESRIELF, encoded by the coding sequence ATGAATCTCACCAAACTCCTGCAACGGGAACTGTTCGTGGCCATGCTGGTGGCGCTAGCAGCGGCGTGTGCCGTGTATTTCCTGCGCGACCGGGTTCATCACGCCTTCGGCGCGACGGCATTCACCGATGCTGTCGGCACGGCGGTCATCGTCCTCCTCGCCTTCCTCGGCAACGTTCTGCTTGCCAAGCTGGGAGACCGCGAGCACATGCATTCGTTGAAGCAGGTCGCCGATCAGGGAAGAAATCAGCAGCAGAACTTCCTGAGGATCGCCGAAGAGGTAGCGGCGGAACTGAAACAGGTTCATGACTTCAACGACGTGGTCCGCGGCCAGTTGAAGGGCGTGATCGACGAAACTGAAAGGGCGGCGTTCGATATCGTCGAACGCCTGCAAACCATCGATACAGAAGTCACCAAGCTGGATCGTTTCGTCAATGCCTCATCCGACGAATCCGCCCAATTGATGCGCAACTCCGAAGCCCGGATTGCCGAGAACCAGAACATCGTCGCCAGGATGGAAGAGTACGTCGAGCAGCGGCGGCAGGAGGCGGATCTGGATCAGGCGCGGGTCAGCCAGGTGGTTCAGGAAGCCCATTCCCTGGAATCGCTGGTCCAGCTGATCAAGCATGTTGCCGGCCAGACCAATCTGCTGGCCCTCAATGCCGCGATCGAGGCGGCCCGGGCGGGGGAGGCCGGGCGCGGCTTTGCCGTGGTCGCCGCCGAGGTCCGCAAGTTGTCGAGCGAAACCGAAACTGCCGTCGTCCAGATCAGCCGTGGTATCGGTTCGGTGGCCGAACACATCGAGGCCCAATTTCGCGACAAGCTGTCGAATGACCATCTCGCCAAGGAGCGGCAGAAACTGGAGTATTTCTCCAGTCAGCTCAAGGATCTTGGCCAGCACTACGAGGACTCGATGCGGCACGAGGCGGATGTTCTTGCTCAGGTCCAGGAAAGCAGCACCCAGCTCGCCGCCATGTTCATGGCGGCCCAGGCCAGCGTTCAGTTTCAGGATGTCAGCCGGCAACAGATCGAACAGGTGGTCGGGGCGCTGTCCCAACTCGATGAACATGCCGGACTGCTCGCCGAGCGCCTGGGCAGTTACGACGACCCCGCCTTCGTCTACACGCCGATCGCCCAGCATCTGGAAGCCCTCTACGGACGCTACGTCATGGAGAGCCAGCGCGCCACTCACCAAAGCTCACTGCGACGGGATACGGCAACGTCATCACCGCCCGAATCCCGTATCGAACTGTTCTAG
- a CDS encoding methyl-accepting chemotaxis protein, with the protein MFKDLKIGVRLGIGFGFVLVLLLVIAVLAFTRVGLLNDEILDIVNDKVPKTVAAHDIIEQVSLVAMITRNALLATKAEVVQAELSHIPAASKIISDRLDKLEKTVTTAEGKKLLGEVVVTRKEYVADLNKLRDSISAGKRDEAMVVMYGSMRKSQADYLASIAKLIEFQTELMARSGEHASADADRAKTLILVLSLGAILVAAGFAFWVTTSITRPINEAVKAATSLSEGDLTVKLESSSKDEIGHLMNAMQNMIGKLTQIIGEVRTAADNLTNAAAQVSSTAQSLSQSSSEQAASVEETSSSMEQMTASISQNTENAKVTDGMASKAAMEAAEGGEAVSRTVDDMKSIASKIGIIDDIAYQTNLLALNAAIEAARAGDHGKGFAVVAAEVRKLAERSQVAAQEIGNLASSSVKQAERAGSLLTEMVPNIRKTSDLVQEIASASSEQSTGVAQINSAMGQLNQATQQNASASEELAATAEELGSQAEQLQQTMTFFHLDQGQRNPARNFVPPTARSSGGAKSRVASRTAAVQVNEGDFERY; encoded by the coding sequence ATGTTCAAGGATCTGAAAATTGGCGTCCGGCTCGGCATCGGGTTCGGTTTCGTACTCGTACTTCTGTTGGTCATCGCCGTGCTTGCCTTCACGCGCGTCGGCCTTCTGAATGACGAAATCCTGGATATCGTCAACGACAAGGTGCCGAAAACGGTCGCCGCCCACGACATCATCGAGCAAGTCAGCCTGGTGGCGATGATTACGCGCAATGCCCTGCTGGCGACCAAGGCGGAAGTGGTCCAGGCCGAACTCAGCCACATTCCGGCCGCCAGCAAGATCATTTCCGATCGTCTCGACAAGCTGGAAAAAACCGTCACCACGGCAGAAGGCAAGAAACTGCTCGGCGAAGTCGTCGTCACGCGCAAGGAATACGTCGCCGATCTCAACAAGCTGCGCGACTCGATCAGTGCCGGCAAGCGCGACGAGGCGATGGTCGTCATGTATGGCAGCATGCGCAAGTCGCAGGCCGACTACCTGGCTTCGATCGCCAAGCTGATCGAGTTCCAGACCGAATTGATGGCGCGCTCCGGCGAGCATGCCAGTGCTGATGCCGATCGCGCCAAGACCCTGATACTCGTGCTGTCGCTCGGCGCCATCCTGGTTGCCGCTGGCTTTGCGTTCTGGGTCACCACGAGTATCACCCGGCCGATCAACGAAGCGGTCAAGGCGGCGACCAGCCTCTCCGAAGGCGATCTCACCGTCAAACTCGAATCCAGCAGCAAGGACGAGATTGGCCATCTGATGAATGCCATGCAGAACATGATCGGCAAGCTGACCCAGATTATCGGCGAGGTGCGCACCGCCGCCGACAACCTGACCAATGCTGCCGCCCAGGTTTCGTCCACGGCCCAGTCGCTGTCTCAATCGTCCAGCGAGCAGGCGGCGTCGGTCGAGGAAACTTCGTCGTCGATGGAGCAAATGACCGCCTCGATTTCGCAGAACACCGAGAACGCCAAGGTCACCGACGGCATGGCTTCCAAGGCGGCGATGGAAGCCGCCGAAGGCGGCGAGGCCGTGAGCAGGACGGTCGATGACATGAAGAGCATCGCCAGCAAGATCGGCATCATCGACGACATCGCCTACCAGACCAATCTGCTGGCGCTCAATGCCGCCATCGAAGCCGCCCGCGCCGGCGACCACGGCAAGGGCTTCGCAGTCGTCGCCGCCGAGGTGCGCAAACTGGCCGAGCGCTCGCAGGTTGCCGCCCAGGAAATCGGCAATCTCGCCAGTTCCTCGGTCAAGCAGGCCGAACGTGCCGGGTCGCTGCTCACCGAGATGGTGCCTAACATCCGCAAGACTTCCGATCTCGTCCAGGAGATTGCTTCCGCCTCGTCCGAACAGTCCACCGGCGTGGCCCAGATCAACAGCGCAATGGGTCAGTTGAACCAGGCGACCCAGCAAAATGCGTCGGCCTCGGAAGAACTGGCGGCTACCGCCGAAGAGCTGGGTTCGCAAGCCGAACAGCTGCAGCAGACCATGACCTTCTTCCATCTCGATCAGGGCCAGCGCAACCCGGCCCGCAACTTCGTTCCGCCGACTGCCCGATCGTCGGGTGGCGCCAAGTCGCGGGTTGCCTCGCGGACTGCGGCGGTCCAGGTCAACGAGGGTGACTTCGAGCGTTATTGA
- a CDS encoding ferredoxin--NADP reductase: protein MSNLATEKIISVHHWNDTLFSFRTTRDPGLRFVNGQFVMIGLEVNGRPLTRAYSIASANHEEHLEFFSIKVPDGPLTSRLQHLQPGDPLIVSKKPTGTLVLHDLKPGKRLFMFATGTGLAPFMSLIHDPEVYEKFEKIVLIHGVRWTNELAYHDYIQHEIVEHEFFGDWAREKLIYYPTVTREPFRNEGRLTDLIESGKLFADIDLPPLDPTTDRAMICGSPAMLADTAAMLDARGFVVGNHHTGVLGDYVIERAFVEK from the coding sequence ATGAGTAACCTTGCCACCGAGAAAATCATCTCCGTCCATCACTGGAACGACACTCTGTTTTCCTTCCGCACCACGCGCGATCCGGGGCTGCGTTTCGTCAACGGCCAGTTCGTGATGATCGGCCTAGAAGTCAATGGCCGGCCGCTGACCCGTGCCTACAGCATCGCCAGCGCCAACCACGAGGAACACCTGGAGTTCTTCAGCATCAAGGTGCCGGACGGGCCGCTGACCTCCCGCCTGCAGCACCTGCAGCCAGGCGACCCGCTGATCGTCAGCAAGAAGCCGACCGGAACGCTGGTCCTCCATGACCTGAAGCCGGGCAAGCGGTTGTTCATGTTCGCCACTGGTACCGGCCTGGCACCCTTCATGAGCCTGATCCACGATCCCGAGGTCTATGAGAAATTCGAGAAGATCGTTCTCATCCACGGCGTGCGCTGGACCAACGAACTGGCCTACCACGACTACATCCAGCACGAAATCGTTGAGCACGAGTTCTTCGGTGACTGGGCGCGGGAGAAGCTGATCTACTACCCGACGGTGACCCGCGAGCCGTTCCGCAACGAAGGCAGGCTGACCGACCTGATCGAGTCCGGCAAGCTGTTCGCCGATATCGACCTGCCGCCGCTCGATCCGACGACCGACCGGGCAATGATCTGCGGCAGTCCGGCCATGCTGGCCGATACGGCCGCCATGCTCGATGCGCGCGGCTTCGTGGTCGGCAACCACCACACCGGGGTGTTGGGCGACTACGTGATCGAACGGGCTTTCGTCGAGAAATAG
- a CDS encoding response regulator, whose translation MKTIMLVDDSATILLSISNILTKAGYATEKAANAEEALRKLGTGLKLDLLITDLNMPGMNGIDLIKEVRKLAAYKFVPILFLTTESQQSRKLEAKAAGASGWIVKPATADDLLNTIKLVVR comes from the coding sequence ATGAAGACAATCATGCTGGTGGACGATTCGGCGACGATTCTGCTGTCCATCTCGAACATTCTCACCAAGGCCGGCTACGCCACTGAAAAGGCTGCCAATGCCGAAGAAGCCCTGCGCAAACTGGGCACCGGCCTCAAGCTCGATCTGCTGATCACCGATCTCAACATGCCCGGCATGAACGGCATCGACCTGATCAAGGAAGTGCGCAAGCTGGCGGCCTACAAGTTCGTGCCCATCCTGTTCCTGACCACCGAGTCGCAGCAGTCGCGCAAGCTCGAAGCCAAGGCCGCCGGCGCTTCCGGCTGGATCGTCAAACCCGCCACCGCAGACGATTTGCTGAATACGATCAAGCTGGTTGTGCGCTGA
- a CDS encoding LysR family transcriptional regulator — protein MKITLRQLEIFAAIAHGENVSRAAEALAMSQSAASSALVELERQFDCPLFDRIGKSLRLNSTGRGLLPQAHDLLARAANIEGYLAGGILGPLAVGATLTIGNYLATLVAAEYLRRHPASKIGLHVANTERIVEQVVGSELDIGLIEGEANHPDLLLEPWLDDALVVFCAPHHALATAGMADDATLIEQQWIVRERGSGTRALFDRVIARSLPALRIQLELEHTEAIKRAVESGLGVGCLSRLSLREAFRRGSLIEIKTPQFDLNRRFYFARHRQRQISPAAQTFLALCREATGTARGTDTLQLPFIS, from the coding sequence ATGAAAATCACTCTGCGCCAGCTCGAAATCTTCGCCGCCATCGCCCATGGCGAAAATGTCTCACGGGCGGCCGAGGCGCTCGCCATGTCGCAGTCGGCGGCGAGCAGCGCCCTGGTCGAACTGGAGCGGCAATTCGACTGCCCGCTGTTCGACCGCATCGGCAAGTCGCTGCGCCTGAACAGCACCGGCCGCGGCCTGCTACCCCAGGCCCACGACCTGTTGGCACGTGCCGCCAACATCGAAGGCTATCTCGCCGGCGGCATCCTCGGCCCGCTGGCGGTCGGCGCCACGTTGACCATCGGCAACTACCTGGCGACGCTGGTCGCCGCCGAATACCTGCGCCGCCACCCGGCCTCGAAGATCGGGCTCCACGTCGCGAATACGGAACGCATTGTCGAGCAGGTCGTCGGGTCCGAACTCGATATCGGCCTGATCGAGGGCGAGGCCAACCACCCCGACCTGCTGCTCGAACCGTGGCTGGACGACGCGCTGGTCGTTTTCTGCGCCCCGCATCATGCGCTGGCGACGGCTGGCATGGCCGACGATGCGACCTTGATCGAACAGCAGTGGATCGTCCGTGAACGCGGCTCGGGAACCCGCGCCCTGTTCGACCGGGTCATTGCCCGCTCCCTGCCGGCGCTGCGCATCCAGCTCGAACTGGAACACACCGAAGCGATCAAGCGCGCCGTCGAATCCGGCCTCGGTGTCGGCTGCCTGTCGCGCCTTTCGCTGCGCGAGGCCTTTCGCCGGGGCAGCCTGATCGAGATCAAGACACCGCAATTCGACCTCAATCGCCGCTTCTATTTCGCCCGCCATCGGCAACGTCAGATCAGTCCGGCAGCACAGACCTTCCTTGCCCTGTGCCGGGAAGCTACCGGAACGGCGCGGGGAACCGATACCCTGCAACTCCCGTTCATCAGCTAA
- a CDS encoding STAS domain-containing protein has translation MSSSQPLTITEDLTIYHALEQKQLLLDALAATGELELNLAQVSEIDTAGLQLLVLLKREAQRAGKQVRIVAHSQAVSSVIDFCNMAAEFGDPLVIPAHEAS, from the coding sequence ATGTCGTCCAGTCAGCCACTCACCATCACCGAGGATCTCACCATCTACCACGCGCTCGAACAGAAGCAGCTCCTGCTCGATGCGCTGGCCGCGACCGGTGAACTGGAACTGAATCTGGCGCAGGTGTCGGAAATCGACACCGCCGGCCTGCAACTGCTCGTCCTGCTCAAGAGGGAGGCGCAACGGGCCGGCAAGCAGGTGCGTATTGTCGCCCACAGCCAGGCGGTCAGTTCGGTCATCGATTTTTGCAACATGGCAGCCGAGTTCGGTGACCCGCTGGTCATCCCGGCCCATGAAGCCTCCTGA
- a CDS encoding chemotaxis protein CheA, with the protein MDEITSVFIQECREQLAEMESGLLRLELSPQDHDNINGIFRAAHTIKGGSGVIECHFIESFTHRVENILDALRNKQLAVSPALATLLLECCDHMARLVDLLAAEAAAPDAGLQLAGDKLSGRLQVFLDAIGQPTPASAGVDLAVQAAGDAVESSGGGLVLTDSWHISVRFGENVLRGGMDPLSFIHYLATLGEILAIETITDSLPAAAEMDPESCYIGFEVQLQTRCAKADIERVFDFVREDCDLRILAPHGKLSEYIQLIQELPEDTMRLGEILVRCGALTSAEVERGLSEQQSSADNAAGDSDTPHQPIGEILVDHKVVHQELVEAAVVKQTQVSDKKAKEARLVRVQADKLDQLIDLVGELVIAGASANLLAQKSKQVDLVEATSVLSRLVENIRDSALQLRMVQIGDTFTRFNRVVRDVAKELGKEIELQISGAETELDKTVVEKIGDPLMHLVRNSLDHGIESAALRLERGKPACGRVALNAFHDSGSIVIQVSDDGGGLNKARIVAKAVERGIIQSGEALSEAEIVNLIFEPGFSTVEKVSNLSGRGVGMDVVRRNIQALRGAVDVASVDGEGTTFTIRLPLTLAIIDGFLVGVGRAAYVIPLDTVVECIELKNLPSDRSFLNLRGEALPFIRLRELFEVAGDCPPRESIVVVQFGGQRAGIVVDQLMGEFQTVIKPLGVMFPNLRGIGGSTILGSGEVALILDVAALVHAVSQAEERKMLLGRNHQPFTALQNN; encoded by the coding sequence ATGGACGAGATCACCAGCGTCTTCATCCAGGAGTGCCGCGAACAGCTTGCCGAAATGGAGTCCGGCCTGCTGCGGCTCGAACTGAGTCCGCAGGATCACGACAACATCAATGGCATCTTTCGCGCCGCCCATACCATCAAGGGCGGCTCGGGCGTCATCGAATGCCACTTCATCGAGTCCTTCACGCACCGCGTCGAGAACATTCTCGATGCCCTGCGCAACAAGCAACTGGCGGTCAGCCCGGCGCTCGCCACCTTGCTGCTCGAATGTTGCGACCACATGGCCCGCCTGGTCGATCTGCTGGCCGCCGAGGCCGCTGCCCCCGATGCCGGGCTCCAGCTCGCCGGCGACAAACTGAGCGGGCGCCTGCAAGTGTTCCTCGATGCCATCGGCCAGCCAACACCTGCCTCCGCCGGCGTCGACCTGGCAGTTCAGGCTGCGGGCGATGCCGTCGAGAGTTCCGGCGGCGGCCTGGTCTTGACCGATAGCTGGCACATTTCCGTGCGCTTCGGCGAGAACGTCTTGCGCGGCGGCATGGACCCGCTGTCCTTCATCCATTACCTGGCGACGCTGGGCGAGATCCTCGCCATCGAAACCATCACCGATAGCCTGCCGGCGGCCGCCGAGATGGATCCGGAATCCTGCTACATCGGTTTCGAGGTCCAGCTCCAGACCCGTTGCGCCAAGGCTGATATCGAGCGCGTCTTCGATTTCGTCAGGGAGGATTGCGATCTGCGCATCCTGGCGCCGCACGGCAAGCTCTCGGAATACATACAGCTTATCCAGGAACTGCCCGAAGACACCATGCGCCTGGGCGAAATCCTGGTCCGTTGCGGCGCGCTGACTTCGGCCGAGGTCGAGCGGGGGCTGAGCGAACAACAATCTTCCGCCGACAACGCCGCCGGCGACAGCGATACGCCGCACCAGCCGATCGGCGAAATTCTCGTCGATCACAAGGTGGTACATCAGGAATTGGTCGAAGCAGCCGTCGTCAAGCAGACCCAGGTCAGCGACAAGAAAGCCAAGGAGGCCCGGCTGGTGCGGGTCCAGGCCGACAAGCTGGATCAGTTGATCGACCTCGTCGGCGAACTGGTGATCGCCGGCGCCTCGGCCAATCTGCTGGCCCAGAAGAGCAAGCAGGTCGATCTGGTCGAGGCGACCTCGGTGCTTTCCCGTCTTGTCGAAAATATCCGCGACTCGGCGCTGCAACTGCGCATGGTCCAGATCGGCGACACCTTCACCCGCTTCAACCGCGTGGTCCGCGATGTCGCCAAGGAACTCGGAAAGGAAATCGAGCTGCAGATCAGCGGTGCCGAGACCGAACTCGACAAGACCGTGGTCGAAAAGATCGGCGACCCGCTGATGCACCTGGTCAGGAATTCGCTGGACCACGGCATCGAATCCGCCGCCCTGCGGCTCGAGCGCGGCAAGCCGGCTTGCGGCCGGGTCGCGCTGAACGCTTTTCACGACTCGGGAAGCATCGTGATCCAGGTCAGCGATGACGGCGGTGGCCTGAACAAGGCGAGGATCGTCGCCAAGGCGGTCGAACGCGGCATTATCCAGTCGGGCGAGGCGCTTTCCGAAGCCGAGATCGTCAATCTCATTTTCGAGCCCGGTTTCTCGACCGTGGAAAAAGTCTCCAATCTGTCGGGACGTGGCGTCGGCATGGATGTCGTGCGCCGCAACATCCAGGCCTTGCGCGGCGCGGTCGATGTCGCCTCGGTCGATGGCGAAGGCACCACCTTCACCATCCGCCTGCCGCTGACCCTGGCCATCATCGACGGCTTTCTGGTCGGCGTCGGGCGGGCAGCCTATGTCATTCCGCTCGATACCGTCGTTGAGTGCATCGAACTCAAGAACCTGCCGTCCGACCGCAGTTTTCTCAACCTGCGTGGCGAGGCCCTGCCGTTCATCCGCCTGCGCGAACTGTTCGAAGTGGCAGGAGATTGTCCTCCGCGCGAGAGCATTGTCGTCGTGCAGTTTGGCGGTCAGCGGGCCGGAATCGTCGTCGATCAGCTGATGGGCGAATTCCAGACCGTGATCAAGCCCCTCGGCGTGATGTTCCCGAATCTGCGGGGCATCGGCGGCTCGACCATTCTGGGCAGTGGCGAAGTCGCCCTGATTCTCGATGTCGCGGCGCTGGTTCATGCCGTCAGCCAGGCTGAGGAGAGAAAGATGTTACTTGGCAGAAATCATCAGCCTTTTACCGCACTTCAAAACAATTAA